Genomic window (Campylobacter ureolyticus ACS-301-V-Sch3b):
ATTTTTGGAACTGCAAGTTGTGTTTTATTAATGTTTTCTACTCGTAATTCTTGACTATCTTCAATTGTTACGACTCTTTCGTTTTGGTCAATTTCGCCCATTAAAGAGTTTAAAAAGCTTGTTTTTCCGCTACCTGTTCCACCGCTTAATAATATATTTTTCTTTTTTCTGATTAGCTCTTTTATCTTTTCATAATTCCAACCATCATTTTTTACTTTATCGCTTAAAATAAAACTTTCTAATTTAAAAATTTCTTTACTTGGTATTCTTATACAAATAGATATATCACTGTTAAAAAGGCTAGATTTATGCTGTGCTTGAACTCTATATCTTAAATATGGACTTGGTAACTCACACGATAAACTGCAATGCATTTCATCAAATCTTTGATTTCTTCTTGTTGCTAATTCAATTAAAAAGTTATTTAAAAAGGTAATGTCTAGTTTTGGGTCATGCATTATTTCCCAGTGATCTCCATAATCAATGTGAATTTCACAAGGCTTATTAAAAATAATCTCATTTGCTTTTAGTGTTAAATATGGCTTTAAAACACCTAAAATATTATTTAATATTACACTTTCACTCATTACCGTTTTCTTTCGTAAAATTTGCTTGGATTTGATTAGCTAAGTTTTGCTTTTCTTCCATTAGTTTTTCTAGTTTTTCTTTTTCCTTGTCTACATTTGCTTGTGCTTTTTCTGTAATTTTTATCTGGTTTGAAATCTTTACAAGTAATTTATCATTTGCTTTTTTATTTTCGATTTCAGCTTTAATTTGATTTTTTATATTTTCATATTCCATTTTTTATCCTTTTTAATCATTAAAATATTGCATTAACACTTCGCCATTTTTTGGTTTTGCAAACCACATATGATTTGTTGGCACTAAAAATATCCTACTACCACTTTGAATTTCAATTGTTGGTTTTATTTGGCTTTGTTGTTGGATTATGTCTTGAACTACGCTACTTATATCGCTTTTTGCATTTGAATACACTTCCGTTGCATATTGGTTTGAATTTTTCATTTTTGATGCAATTGTTAGAAGTAAAGCATTTGTAACGGTTGATATTGAATAAGCTATGCCGTATCTTTCCCAGTATTTATTATTGACTGCACCAACTGCCCCATTCATTCCCATATTATCAGCAACAATAGCATCAGTTAGCA
Coding sequences:
- a CDS encoding ATPase, T2SS/T4P/T4SS family, whose protein sequence is MSESVILNNILGVLKPYLTLKANEIIFNKPCEIHIDYGDHWEIMHDPKLDITFLNNFLIELATRRNQRFDEMHCSLSCELPSPYLRYRVQAQHKSSLFNSDISICIRIPSKEIFKLESFILSDKVKNDGWNYEKIKELIRKKKNILLSGGTGSGKTSFLNSLMGEIDQNERVVTIEDSQELRVENINKTQLAVPKIATEIYSYQIAIDNAMRLRPDRLFLGEIDIRNTFSFLRVNNTGHAGNLSTLHANSPKDAIKAIKTNVILGGGLTSVDDKMLNSLIVTAIDYIIQIERVKNKRVVTDILNLKALDMQKVGL